A window of Pan paniscus chromosome 10, NHGRI_mPanPan1-v2.0_pri, whole genome shotgun sequence contains these coding sequences:
- the LOC100987672 gene encoding LOW QUALITY PROTEIN: RNA-binding motif, single-stranded-interacting protein 2-like (The sequence of the model RefSeq protein was modified relative to this genomic sequence to represent the inferred CDS: inserted 1 base in 1 codon), producing MLLSVTSRPRISTFGYNRNNKKPYVSFXQQMAPPSPSNSTPNSSSGSNGNDQLSKTNLYIQGLQPGTTDQDLVKLCQPYGKIVSTKAILDKTTNKCKGYGFVDFDSPSAAQKAVTALKASGVQAQMVKQQEQDPTNLYISNLPLSMDEQELEGMLKPFGQVISTRILRDTSGTSRGVGFARMESTEKCEAIITHFNGKYIKTPPGVPAPSDPLLCKFADGGPKKRQNQGKFVQNGRAWPRNGDMGVMALTYDPTTALQNGFYPAPCNSTPNRMLARSALSPYLSSPVSSYRRVTQTSPLQVPNPSWMHHHSYLMQPSGSVLTPWMDHPISLQPASIMGPLTQQLGHLCLSSTGTYMPTAAAMQGAYISQYTPVPSSSVSVEESSGQQNQVAVDTPSEHGVYSFQFNK from the exons ATGCTGCTATCCGTGACTTCCAGGCCCAGGATTTCGACTTTTGGCTACAACAGAAACAACAAGAAGCCATATGTGTCAT CTCAGCAGATGGCACCACCTAGCCCAAGCAACAGTACACCTAACAGCAGTAGTGGAAGCAATGGAAATGACCAGCTGAGCAAAACCAACCTATACATCCAAGGATTGCAACCAGGCACTACTGACCAAGATCTTGTCAAGCTGTGTCAGCCATATGGCAAGATTGTTTCCACTAAGGCCATACTGGACAAGACCACAAACAAATGTAAAGGCTATGGCTTTGTAGATTTTGACAGCCCTTCAGCAGCACAGAAAGCTGTAACAGCACTGAAGGCCAGTGGTGTACAGGCACAGATGGTAAAGCAACAGGAACAGGACCCCACAAATTTATACATCTCAAACCTCCCACTGTCAATGGATGAGCAGGAACTGGAGGGGATGCTGAAGCCCTTTGGCCAGGTTATCTCCACCCGTATCCTTCGAGATACCAGTGGGACCAGCAGAGGTGTTGGCTTTGCAAGGATGGAGTCCACAGAGAAGTGTGAAGCCATCATCACCCACtttaatggaaaatatattaaGACACCCCCTGGAGTACCAGCCCCATCCGATCCCTTGCTTTGCAAATTTGCTGATGGCGGGCCAAAGAAACGACAGAACCAAGGAAAATTTGTGCAAAATGGACGGGCTTGGCCAAGGAATGGAGACATGGGCGTCATGGCCTTGACCTATGACCCCACCACAGCTCTTCAGAATGGGTTTTACCCAGCCCCTTGTAACAGCACCCCCAACAGGATGCTTGCTCGGTCTGCACTCTCCCCATACCTTTCCTCTCCTGTGTCTTCATATCGGAGAGTGACTCAGACATCTCCTCTACAAGTACCTAACCCATCCTGGATGCACCACCATTCATACCTCATGCAGCCTTCAGGTTCAGTTCTGACACCATGGATGGACCATCCCATTTCTCTCCAGCCTGCCTCCATAATGGGACCCCTTACCCAGCAACTGGGCCATCTCTGCCTCAGCAGCACAGGCACGTATATGCCGACGGCTGCAGCTATGCAAGGAGCTTACATCTCCCAGTACACCCCTGTGCCTTCTTCCAGTGTTTCAGTCGAGGAGAGCAGCGGCCAACAGAACCAAGTGGCAGTGGACACACCCTCAGAGCATGGGGTCTATTCTTTCCAGTTCAACAAGTAA